The Mycolicibacterium smegmatis genome has a window encoding:
- a CDS encoding TetR/AcrR family transcriptional regulator: MAASARRVGAETSKTRDTLLDHVEQMMLGEGYASVSYRALASAAGVTPSLVQYYFPTLDDIFLAAIRRYSERNLAQLQKALAARIDDPLRALWEYSRSEATGALMTEFMALGNHRKSIRAEIAEVTERGRKIQLDALVAKFGKDARPGGHFSLPALLLLISGLPKFLSLEEGIGVKTAHKEVTAAFEKYLDEIEPTPRRKRSR; the protein is encoded by the coding sequence ATGGCAGCAAGTGCGCGGCGCGTCGGCGCCGAGACGTCGAAGACCAGGGACACCTTGCTCGATCATGTCGAGCAGATGATGCTCGGCGAGGGGTACGCGAGCGTGTCCTACCGCGCGCTGGCCTCGGCCGCCGGTGTCACCCCGAGCCTCGTGCAGTACTACTTCCCCACGCTCGACGACATCTTCCTGGCCGCGATCCGGCGGTACTCCGAGCGCAACCTCGCGCAGTTGCAGAAGGCGCTCGCGGCGCGGATCGACGATCCGCTGCGGGCCCTGTGGGAATACAGCCGCAGCGAGGCGACGGGTGCGCTCATGACCGAGTTCATGGCGCTGGGCAACCACCGCAAATCGATCCGCGCCGAGATCGCCGAGGTCACCGAACGTGGCCGCAAGATCCAGCTCGACGCTCTGGTCGCGAAGTTCGGCAAGGACGCGCGCCCCGGCGGGCACTTCTCGCTACCCGCACTGCTGCTGCTCATCTCGGGCCTGCCGAAGTTCCTCAGTCTCGAGGAGGGCATCGGCGTCAAGACCGCGCACAAGGAAGTCACGGCGGCCTTCGAGAAGTACCTGGACGAGATCGAGCCGACACCCAGGCGCAAGCGATCGCGCTGA
- a CDS encoding VOC family protein, whose product MSDHEVKMVVLSTENLDESIKFYETLGFSLKFRDGAHFAALDGGAVTLALATPVDHPIPGKVVVGIKTADVDAAAKEIEATGGAIIKGPYDDAHERRAVVYDNTGNGLVFYSPLKR is encoded by the coding sequence ATGAGTGACCACGAAGTGAAGATGGTCGTGCTGTCGACGGAGAACCTTGACGAGTCGATCAAGTTCTACGAGACCCTCGGATTCTCGCTCAAGTTCCGCGACGGTGCGCACTTTGCCGCTCTCGACGGCGGAGCGGTCACACTGGCCCTGGCCACGCCGGTCGATCACCCCATCCCGGGCAAGGTGGTGGTCGGCATCAAGACAGCCGACGTCGACGCGGCTGCCAAGGAGATCGAGGCCACCGGAGGCGCCATCATCAAGGGCCCGTACGACGACGCGCACGAACGTCGTGCCGTGGTGTACGACAACACCGGCAACGGTCTGGTCTTCTACAGCCCGCTCAAGCGCTGA
- the mdcH gene encoding malonate decarboxylase subunit epsilon, producing the protein MNRPAFLYPGQGSQRAGMIAALPPTSATRRVLDEASDALGGLGYLDTADGLASTRNAQLALLICGVAATRTLDEVYGVRPGVTAGHSAGAFAAAVAAGVLTFHEALDAVGVRAAAMEAACAPGEWGMAAVTGMGQRAAGALVAEARATVWIANINAADQVVLGGTVDGLRDARAAARRMGARRFEMLDVAVASHGPVQARTATVIAERLAAVPRRHQSAAYLTNVGARRIVDDADAVLRDLAESVAKPVQWYDIAQVLPELGVQRTVEMPPGHVLTSLLAAVPVTATSVDDVGYAAISA; encoded by the coding sequence GTGAACCGCCCGGCCTTCCTGTATCCGGGTCAGGGATCGCAGCGGGCAGGCATGATCGCCGCGCTGCCGCCCACCTCCGCGACACGACGGGTGCTCGACGAGGCATCGGACGCGCTGGGTGGTCTTGGGTACCTGGACACCGCCGACGGGCTCGCATCGACACGAAACGCCCAACTGGCGTTGCTGATCTGCGGCGTGGCGGCAACACGCACACTCGACGAGGTGTACGGCGTCCGGCCCGGCGTCACGGCCGGGCACTCGGCGGGTGCGTTCGCGGCCGCGGTGGCGGCGGGTGTCCTGACCTTCCACGAGGCACTCGACGCCGTCGGGGTCAGGGCAGCGGCAATGGAGGCGGCGTGCGCGCCGGGGGAGTGGGGCATGGCCGCGGTGACCGGGATGGGACAACGCGCGGCCGGCGCACTGGTCGCCGAGGCGCGCGCCACGGTGTGGATCGCCAACATCAACGCGGCCGATCAGGTGGTGCTGGGCGGCACCGTCGACGGGTTGCGTGACGCGCGCGCAGCCGCGCGGCGCATGGGTGCCCGGCGATTCGAGATGCTCGACGTGGCGGTCGCGTCACACGGACCGGTGCAGGCGCGCACGGCGACCGTGATCGCCGAACGCCTTGCGGCCGTTCCCCGCCGGCACCAGAGCGCCGCGTACCTCACCAACGTCGGCGCGCGGCGCATCGTCGACGATGCCGACGCGGTCCTGAGGGACCTGGCCGAATCGGTGGCAAAACCCGTGCAGTGGTACGACATCGCGCAGGTGCTGCCCGAACTCGGGGTTCAGCGCACCGTCGAGATGCCACCCGGACACGTGCTGACGTCGTTGCTGGCCGCCGTACCGGTGACGGCGACCAGCGTGGACGACGTGGGTTACGCCGCGATCAGCGCTTGA
- a CDS encoding malonate decarboxylase holo-ACP synthase: protein MTGHRPHDLLRIADVARLSGDAPSWVAAALAVTPWVVVRRGRAASGRVAVGIRGTGRARRYGTEMHTSCVVESLSPPDLLSRAATLPDVPAAAALRGAADVLGPAGLPWGPTGSTGFTLATGHIAVTAASDLDLVVRVASLPPLDVLTDWHRAFERLPARVDCQIDLPAGALALAEVVKADRVLLKTRDGPVLVESHRLWP, encoded by the coding sequence ATGACCGGTCACCGGCCGCACGACCTGTTGCGTATCGCCGACGTCGCGCGACTGTCCGGGGATGCGCCGTCATGGGTGGCAGCAGCGCTGGCGGTGACACCGTGGGTCGTGGTGCGGCGTGGTCGTGCGGCATCCGGTCGCGTGGCGGTGGGCATACGGGGCACCGGCCGGGCGCGACGGTACGGCACCGAGATGCACACGTCGTGCGTCGTCGAAAGCCTTTCGCCGCCAGACCTGCTGAGCCGCGCCGCGACTCTGCCGGACGTCCCCGCCGCTGCCGCGTTGCGCGGCGCCGCGGATGTCCTCGGCCCGGCCGGGTTGCCCTGGGGGCCGACCGGGAGCACCGGCTTCACGCTCGCGACCGGTCACATTGCGGTCACCGCGGCCAGCGATCTCGATCTCGTCGTCCGCGTCGCCAGCCTGCCGCCACTCGACGTCCTGACCGATTGGCATCGCGCATTCGAGCGGCTACCGGCCCGGGTCGACTGTCAGATCGACCTCCCCGCGGGCGCGCTCGCCCTGGCCGAGGTGGTGAAAGCCGACCGGGTGCTGCTCAAGACCCGCGACGGGCCGGTCCTGGTCGAGTCACACCGGTTGTGGCCGTGA
- the mdcD gene encoding biotin-independent malonate decarboxylase subunit beta, with protein sequence MSNWQTMLQRRSFLEGDALTRARNLLDPEGVQVLCGPFDRIESPWLVPQGIVPQSDDGVVIARGTIDGRPVVVASIEQRFQGGAVGEVSGAKITQALRLATQDSRSGRTTAAVLLLETGGVRLQEANLGLNAVAEICSALLDLRPLAPVVGVVAGEVGSFGGVSIAAGLCTTLVVTPQGRIGLNGPAVIEQEAGAAEFDASDRALIWSIDGGEKRHADGLADVLVPDDADALRAAVSAAVAAGPRAPGAHRSEQVHALGARLPTTPEPHNTSAPSRGRTWLTELAGTQPIPVIGSVIRADTGDRAYLAVVPDPENAYHRARHGEVGLAESLALAGAVDDVIRTDAGKNDKRAIVAVVDLPSQAYGRLEETVGLHQTIAAAVDAYHRARTAGHPVVALVVGEALSGGFLAHGLQAQRIVALDDPGVRIHAMHEEAAARITLRTVDELEALGKTVLPLSFDVRDWARLGFCDGLLHVTDADTPTEDDIATVRAAVDTQIAAARTGPRDLSNRLDSPAAEQTRQASRRVRTTMFTQWYSQA encoded by the coding sequence ATGAGCAACTGGCAGACGATGCTGCAGCGCCGCAGTTTCCTCGAAGGGGACGCGCTCACGCGGGCCCGGAACCTCTTGGACCCGGAAGGCGTGCAGGTGTTGTGCGGCCCGTTCGACCGCATCGAATCTCCGTGGCTGGTACCGCAGGGCATCGTGCCGCAATCGGACGACGGGGTGGTGATCGCCCGCGGAACCATCGACGGGCGGCCCGTGGTGGTGGCGTCGATCGAGCAGCGATTCCAGGGCGGCGCGGTCGGCGAGGTGTCGGGCGCCAAGATCACCCAGGCCCTGCGCCTCGCGACGCAGGACAGCCGGTCCGGTCGCACCACCGCGGCGGTGCTGCTGCTGGAGACCGGTGGGGTGCGCCTGCAGGAGGCCAACCTCGGGCTCAACGCCGTGGCAGAAATATGCTCTGCCCTACTGGATCTGCGTCCGCTCGCACCGGTCGTCGGCGTGGTGGCGGGCGAGGTGGGTTCGTTCGGCGGCGTCAGCATCGCCGCCGGGCTGTGCACGACACTCGTCGTCACACCGCAGGGACGCATCGGCCTCAACGGGCCGGCCGTGATCGAACAGGAGGCGGGCGCAGCCGAATTCGACGCGTCCGACCGCGCATTGATCTGGAGCATCGACGGCGGCGAGAAGCGCCACGCCGACGGACTTGCCGACGTCCTGGTGCCCGACGACGCCGACGCGCTGCGTGCCGCCGTCAGCGCCGCGGTCGCCGCGGGACCGCGGGCACCCGGAGCGCACCGCAGCGAACAAGTGCACGCACTCGGCGCACGCCTGCCCACGACACCGGAACCGCACAACACCTCCGCACCCAGTCGGGGCCGCACGTGGCTGACCGAACTGGCAGGCACACAACCGATTCCGGTAATCGGATCGGTGATCCGCGCAGACACCGGTGATCGCGCCTACCTGGCTGTCGTACCCGATCCGGAGAACGCCTACCACCGCGCGCGCCACGGAGAGGTGGGCCTCGCGGAATCCCTTGCGCTCGCCGGTGCCGTCGACGACGTGATCCGCACCGACGCAGGCAAGAACGACAAACGCGCGATCGTCGCGGTCGTGGACCTGCCCAGCCAGGCCTACGGGCGCCTCGAGGAAACGGTGGGTCTGCACCAGACGATCGCTGCGGCGGTCGACGCCTATCACCGTGCCCGCACCGCAGGACACCCCGTTGTCGCGCTCGTCGTGGGTGAGGCGTTGTCAGGCGGTTTTCTCGCCCACGGACTGCAGGCACAGCGCATCGTCGCCCTCGACGATCCGGGTGTGCGCATCCACGCCATGCACGAGGAAGCGGCCGCACGTATCACCCTGCGCACGGTCGACGAATTGGAAGCTCTGGGAAAAACCGTGTTGCCGTTGAGCTTCGATGTCCGCGACTGGGCACGCCTCGGCTTCTGCGACGGTCTGCTGCACGTGACAGACGCCGACACCCCGACCGAGGACGACATCGCGACGGTGCGCGCCGCGGTGGACACCCAGATCGCCGCCGCCCGCACCGGGCCGCGTGACCTGTCCAATCGGCTCGACTCGCCGGCCGCCGAGCAGACCCGTCAGGCGAGCCGGCGTGTCCGCACCACCATGTTCACGCAGTGGTATTCGCAGGCATGA
- the mdcC gene encoding malonate decarboxylase acyl carrier protein has product MQTLTYRFPATVTNGTTTHVGVVASGDLEVLFDATGEAAGVAHVRVRTSVDGFDTVWQDTLARFFEHTPLAGTWELNDFGATPAVVTLRLRQTAEAATEVTP; this is encoded by the coding sequence GTGCAGACCTTGACGTATCGCTTCCCGGCCACCGTCACCAACGGCACAACCACCCACGTCGGCGTCGTCGCGTCCGGTGATCTGGAGGTGTTGTTCGACGCAACCGGTGAAGCCGCCGGTGTCGCCCACGTCCGTGTACGCACCAGCGTCGACGGATTCGACACCGTATGGCAGGACACCCTCGCCCGGTTCTTCGAGCACACACCGCTCGCGGGCACGTGGGAACTCAACGATTTCGGTGCCACACCGGCCGTCGTGACACTGCGCCTGCGCCAGACCGCCGAAGCCGCAACCGAGGTGACCCCATGA
- the mdcB gene encoding triphosphoribosyl-dephospho-CoA synthase MdcB has product MTTTEVLDVAGLPAAQIATAAVAALHTEALLTPKPGLVDTHGNASHPDMTVDLLRASADALFGPIRDCAIAARELPVGLALRARLGAIGRAGEHRMSTVTGGVNTHRGALWALGLLAAGAATAHTVPGAARVAAQIAYLPDVAAPERAISHGQRARLRHGTGGAVTEAAAGFPHVVHIGLPTLRAARLQGHDPDSAALDTLMAIMASLDDTCVVHRGGPSALTYVHRCAADVLDAGGCTTSSGRRLLERFCRDADRFGLSMGGSADLLAATLFYDSLPWNGESTCRP; this is encoded by the coding sequence ATGACCACCACCGAGGTCCTCGACGTCGCCGGCCTGCCGGCGGCACAGATCGCGACCGCCGCGGTGGCCGCGTTGCACACCGAAGCGCTCCTGACGCCGAAACCCGGCCTGGTCGACACGCACGGCAACGCCTCCCACCCCGACATGACCGTGGACCTGCTGCGTGCCTCGGCCGACGCGTTGTTCGGGCCGATCCGTGACTGCGCCATCGCGGCGCGCGAACTCCCGGTCGGGTTGGCGTTGCGGGCACGACTCGGCGCGATCGGGCGGGCAGGCGAGCACCGCATGTCCACGGTCACCGGCGGTGTCAACACCCACCGCGGCGCGCTGTGGGCGCTGGGCCTGCTCGCGGCGGGTGCGGCGACCGCACATACCGTTCCGGGTGCGGCCCGCGTCGCCGCGCAGATCGCGTACCTACCCGATGTGGCGGCGCCCGAGCGCGCCATCTCGCACGGGCAGCGCGCCCGGTTGCGCCACGGCACGGGCGGCGCGGTCACCGAGGCCGCGGCCGGCTTCCCGCACGTGGTCCACATCGGACTGCCGACACTGCGTGCGGCCCGGCTCCAGGGGCACGACCCCGACAGCGCTGCGCTCGACACCCTGATGGCCATCATGGCGTCGCTGGACGACACGTGCGTGGTGCACCGCGGCGGACCTTCGGCATTGACCTACGTACACCGTTGCGCGGCAGACGTTCTCGATGCCGGCGGGTGCACCACCTCCTCGGGACGCAGACTGCTCGAGCGGTTCTGCCGTGACGCCGACCGGTTCGGGCTGTCCATGGGCGGAAGCGCAGACCTGTTGGCCGCCACCTTGTTCTACGACTCACTGCCCTGGAACGGAGAATCAACGTGCAGACCTTGA
- the mdcA gene encoding malonate decarboxylase subunit alpha, translating to MTWDRRRRAKTRRMDDAGQYCTGKVIDAGRLGDLLQTVIHPGDRVALEGDNQKQADYLSRTLAACDPERLHDLHMLISSVSRPEHLDLFERGIATRLDLAYAGPQSVRIAQLVEDGTVQIGAIHTYVELYARMFTDLAPDVVLLCATAADTDGNLFTGPNTEDTPTIAEAAAFHDGVVIVQADRIVEPGTLPRIDIPGDWVDLVVAADRPFALEPLFTRDPRLIGPVEILKAMIAIRGVYERHEVVSLNHGIGFDTAAIELILPTYGERLGLKGRIAKYWTLNPHPTLIPAIESGWVESIHSFGGEAGMERYTAARPDVFFTGRDGSLRSNRVLCQLAGQYAVDMFIGSSLQIDRDGNSSTVTESRLPGFGGAPNMGHDPHGRRHASPSWLSMVHGEGAALRGRKLVVQIAQTFQKGGVPTFVESLDAVDVATRTGMPVPPVMIYGDDVTHIVTEEGVAYLYKAHSLDDRRAALAAVAGVTGVGRAADARRTEQLRSDGLVAFPEDLKVSTRDADRSLLAARSISDLVAWSGGLYDPPARFRDW from the coding sequence ATGACCTGGGACCGCCGCAGGCGCGCCAAGACCCGCCGGATGGACGACGCCGGGCAGTACTGCACCGGCAAGGTGATCGACGCCGGCCGACTGGGCGACCTGCTGCAGACCGTCATCCATCCCGGCGACCGCGTCGCGCTGGAGGGCGACAACCAGAAGCAGGCCGACTACCTGTCCCGCACCCTGGCCGCGTGCGATCCGGAGCGCCTCCACGACCTGCACATGCTGATCTCGTCGGTGTCGCGGCCCGAGCACCTCGACCTGTTCGAACGAGGCATCGCCACCCGCCTCGACCTCGCGTATGCCGGACCGCAGAGCGTGCGGATCGCGCAACTCGTCGAGGACGGCACCGTGCAGATCGGAGCCATTCACACCTACGTCGAGTTGTACGCCAGGATGTTCACCGACCTGGCCCCGGACGTGGTGCTGTTGTGCGCCACGGCAGCCGACACCGACGGCAACCTGTTCACCGGCCCCAACACCGAGGACACCCCGACCATCGCCGAGGCCGCCGCGTTCCACGACGGCGTGGTGATCGTGCAGGCCGACAGGATCGTCGAACCCGGGACGCTACCGCGCATCGACATCCCCGGCGACTGGGTCGATCTGGTGGTCGCCGCCGACCGCCCGTTCGCCCTCGAACCGCTGTTCACGCGCGATCCCCGGCTGATCGGACCGGTCGAGATCCTCAAGGCCATGATCGCCATCCGCGGCGTGTACGAACGGCACGAGGTGGTCTCGCTCAACCACGGCATCGGATTCGACACCGCAGCAATCGAACTCATTCTGCCCACGTACGGCGAACGGCTGGGCCTCAAGGGCCGGATCGCGAAGTACTGGACGCTCAACCCGCATCCGACGCTGATCCCGGCCATCGAATCCGGCTGGGTGGAATCGATCCACAGCTTCGGTGGCGAGGCCGGGATGGAGCGCTACACCGCCGCACGGCCCGACGTGTTCTTCACCGGGCGAGACGGATCCCTGCGGTCCAACCGCGTGCTGTGCCAACTGGCCGGCCAATACGCCGTCGACATGTTCATCGGCTCGTCACTGCAGATCGACCGGGACGGCAACTCGTCGACCGTCACCGAGAGCAGGCTGCCGGGATTCGGCGGCGCGCCCAACATGGGCCACGATCCGCACGGCCGCAGGCACGCATCGCCGTCGTGGCTGAGCATGGTCCACGGCGAGGGCGCTGCCCTGCGTGGCAGGAAACTCGTCGTACAGATCGCACAGACCTTCCAGAAGGGCGGCGTGCCGACGTTCGTCGAGAGCCTGGACGCCGTCGACGTCGCGACCAGAACCGGTATGCCCGTGCCACCGGTCATGATCTATGGCGACGACGTCACCCACATCGTCACCGAGGAAGGCGTCGCCTACCTGTACAAGGCGCACTCGCTGGACGACCGGCGCGCAGCGCTGGCCGCGGTCGCGGGCGTCACCGGCGTCGGGCGCGCCGCGGACGCGCGCCGCACCGAGCAGTTGCGCAGCGACGGCCTGGTGGCCTTCCCCGAGGACCTCAAGGTGAGCACCCGCGATGCCGACCGGTCGCTGCTGGCCGCCCGCAGCATCTCCGATCTGGTGGCGTGGTCGGGCGGCCTGTACGACCCGCCGGCCCGGTTCCGGGACTGGTGA
- a CDS encoding alpha/beta hydrolase yields MNAAIRPVISAIAMLTVAAGVAVVALLGDDARSVAAPAPGAKPTIVLVHGAWADTSSWDGELTVLRGQGYDARAIANPLRNLTTDAASVASFLHTVDGPVVLVGHSYGGAVITEAAAGNPDIKALVYVDAAAPDVGETNGSLSGADSVLKKLPDHQLFDQVAGPAGETDLYLRRDIFVNHFAKDLPQDQATELWATQRTAATAAFDTPATQAAWKDIPSWYFISTGDEIITPTAEHAMAQRAHSAVTEFPGGSHLTLVSHPDAVTDVILAAARSVR; encoded by the coding sequence ATGAACGCCGCGATCCGCCCAGTGATATCCGCCATCGCCATGCTCACCGTCGCGGCCGGGGTGGCCGTCGTCGCCCTTCTCGGTGACGACGCCCGCTCGGTGGCCGCGCCGGCGCCCGGGGCCAAACCGACCATCGTGCTGGTGCACGGCGCCTGGGCCGACACCTCCAGCTGGGACGGCGAGCTGACGGTGCTGCGCGGCCAGGGCTACGACGCCAGGGCCATCGCCAACCCGCTGCGCAATCTCACCACCGACGCCGCGTCGGTCGCGTCGTTCCTGCACACCGTCGACGGGCCGGTCGTCCTGGTCGGGCACTCCTACGGCGGCGCGGTCATCACCGAGGCCGCCGCGGGCAACCCGGACATCAAGGCGCTGGTGTACGTCGACGCCGCCGCGCCGGATGTCGGCGAGACCAACGGGTCGCTGTCCGGGGCCGACTCGGTGCTCAAGAAACTGCCCGACCACCAGTTGTTCGACCAGGTGGCCGGACCAGCGGGGGAGACGGATCTGTACCTGCGCCGCGACATCTTCGTGAACCACTTCGCCAAGGACCTCCCGCAGGATCAGGCCACCGAACTGTGGGCCACCCAGCGCACCGCGGCGACCGCGGCATTCGACACCCCGGCCACCCAGGCCGCGTGGAAGGACATCCCGTCCTGGTACTTCATCAGCACCGGGGACGAGATCATCACTCCCACAGCCGAACACGCGATGGCGCAGCGGGCGCACTCCGCGGTCACCGAGTTCCCCGGCGGCTCGCATCTCACGCTGGTCAGCCATCCCGACGCGGTGACCGACGTGATCCTCGCGGCCGCCAGGTCGGTTCGATGA
- a CDS encoding cytosine permease → MSATATGTPVPGTTESLESDLTVIPESSRTTDVRGQFWIWAGANIAPINWILGALGVSMGLGLFETIAVLAVGNAIGMSLFGTFVVIGQRTGVTGMVLSRAVFGRRGAYVPAAVQAVVCMGWCAVNTWIVLDLVMALLGRVGIVDPDNASAAPRILVAAIIMVIQVVIAWFGYRVIATFERWTVPPTVAVLVAMTLVAWFGLDVDWGYSGVATLTTTEHIAALSAVMTAIGIGWGITWLGYAADYSRFVSTKVPSRKLFTVSALGQFIPVIWLGALGATLATLSTSTDPGEIIVDAYGALAIPVLLLVVHGPLATNILNIYTCTVSTQALDIHINRRVLNVVIGVVAMAIVVVFVLNGDFASTIDAWLVGIVGWLSPWAAVMLVHYFFIARRQVDAEALVAPPEARLLPMVRPTALVALAIGVVCTWMFMYGMIPLLQGPAALALGGVDLSWLAGGLTAGISYLALEGVRTRRTTVSG, encoded by the coding sequence ATGTCCGCTACCGCCACCGGGACACCCGTGCCTGGCACCACCGAGAGTCTCGAATCCGACCTCACCGTCATCCCCGAATCGAGCCGGACCACCGATGTGCGGGGACAGTTCTGGATCTGGGCCGGGGCCAACATCGCCCCGATCAACTGGATCCTCGGCGCGCTCGGTGTCTCGATGGGGCTCGGCCTGTTCGAGACCATCGCGGTGCTCGCGGTCGGCAACGCGATCGGCATGTCGCTGTTCGGCACGTTCGTGGTGATCGGGCAACGCACCGGTGTCACCGGCATGGTCCTGTCCCGCGCGGTGTTCGGCCGCCGCGGGGCCTACGTGCCCGCCGCCGTGCAGGCCGTGGTGTGCATGGGGTGGTGTGCGGTCAACACCTGGATCGTGCTCGACCTGGTGATGGCGCTGCTGGGTCGCGTCGGGATCGTCGACCCCGACAACGCCTCTGCCGCACCGCGCATCCTGGTGGCCGCGATCATCATGGTCATCCAGGTGGTCATCGCATGGTTCGGTTACCGCGTCATCGCGACGTTCGAACGGTGGACCGTGCCGCCGACCGTCGCGGTCCTGGTCGCCATGACGCTCGTCGCGTGGTTCGGGCTCGACGTCGACTGGGGCTACTCGGGTGTCGCGACCCTGACCACCACCGAGCACATCGCCGCGCTCAGCGCGGTCATGACCGCAATCGGAATCGGCTGGGGCATCACGTGGTTGGGGTACGCGGCCGACTACTCCCGCTTCGTCTCCACCAAGGTGCCGTCACGCAAGCTGTTCACGGTCAGCGCGCTGGGACAGTTCATCCCGGTGATCTGGCTCGGCGCGCTCGGCGCGACCCTGGCCACGCTGAGCACGTCGACGGATCCGGGTGAGATCATCGTCGATGCCTATGGCGCACTGGCGATCCCGGTTCTGCTGCTGGTCGTGCACGGACCGCTGGCCACCAACATCCTCAACATCTACACCTGCACGGTGTCCACCCAGGCGCTCGACATCCACATCAACCGCCGTGTGCTCAACGTGGTGATCGGTGTGGTCGCGATGGCGATTGTCGTGGTGTTCGTGCTCAACGGGGACTTCGCCTCCACCATCGACGCCTGGCTCGTGGGCATCGTCGGGTGGCTGTCACCGTGGGCCGCGGTGATGCTGGTGCACTACTTCTTCATCGCACGCAGGCAGGTCGACGCCGAGGCGTTGGTGGCCCCTCCCGAGGCCAGGCTGCTGCCCATGGTGCGTCCGACGGCACTGGTGGCGCTGGCCATCGGCGTGGTGTGCACCTGGATGTTCATGTACGGCATGATCCCGTTGCTGCAGGGCCCGGCCGCACTCGCGCTCGGTGGCGTGGACCTGTCCTGGCTGGCCGGCGGCCTCACGGCCGGGATCAGCTACCTCGCGCTGGAGGGGGTCCGGACGCGGCGGACCACCGTCAGCGGCTGA
- a CDS encoding class I SAM-dependent methyltransferase, with protein sequence MDRSEEPGGKIDASALTGVSETALLTLYGRAYQARHPQAILNDPMAIRLVDSIEFDFEKFGRKGQEMALRSLAFDRAALAYLSAHPRATVVALAEGLQTTFWRLTDALPDAEFRWLTVDFQPIIDLRGRLLPADPRITCLAQSALDYSWMDQVDTGDGVFITAEGLLMYLEPEESMGLIKQCANRFAGGQMVFDLPPVVVKKFAKKGLRSSKRYRVPPMPFSLTPNQLQDLARTVPGIRAVHDLPMPAGRGFLFEKVFPAFWQFKPTKQIRGAYTLLELG encoded by the coding sequence GTGGATCGTTCAGAGGAACCCGGCGGGAAGATCGACGCGAGCGCACTCACCGGGGTGTCGGAAACCGCGTTGCTGACGCTGTACGGCAGGGCGTATCAGGCCCGTCACCCGCAGGCGATCCTGAACGATCCGATGGCGATCCGCCTGGTCGATTCGATCGAGTTCGACTTCGAGAAGTTCGGCCGCAAAGGCCAGGAGATGGCGCTGCGCTCACTGGCTTTCGACCGCGCGGCCCTCGCGTACCTGTCGGCGCATCCCCGCGCCACCGTCGTCGCGCTGGCCGAGGGCCTGCAGACCACCTTCTGGCGCCTCACCGATGCCTTGCCCGATGCCGAGTTCCGTTGGCTCACCGTGGACTTCCAGCCGATCATCGATCTGCGCGGGCGCCTTCTGCCTGCCGACCCGCGGATCACCTGTCTGGCACAGTCGGCGCTCGACTACAGCTGGATGGACCAGGTCGACACCGGCGACGGTGTTTTCATCACGGCCGAGGGTCTGCTGATGTACCTGGAGCCCGAGGAGTCGATGGGCCTGATCAAGCAGTGCGCCAACAGGTTTGCCGGTGGTCAGATGGTGTTCGATCTCCCGCCGGTGGTGGTGAAGAAGTTCGCGAAGAAAGGGCTGCGGTCCTCCAAGCGCTACCGTGTGCCGCCCATGCCGTTCAGCCTCACGCCGAATCAACTGCAGGACCTGGCGCGCACGGTGCCGGGCATCCGCGCCGTGCACGACCTGCCGATGCCTGCCGGCCGGGGTTTTCTCTTCGAGAAGGTGTTCCCGGCGTTCTGGCAGTTCAAGCCCACCAAGCAGATCCGTGGCGCGTACACGTTGCTGGAACTGGGCTGA